In a genomic window of Gossypium arboreum isolate Shixiya-1 chromosome 7, ASM2569848v2, whole genome shotgun sequence:
- the LOC108468900 gene encoding uncharacterized protein LOC108468900 has product MLARRLVSFFKNSPSSKLSSNGTSVNDEKNKSFAGKAVSFILITVTGGVALSAVDDLAIYHGCSRKAMEKAGKNQAIINAIGEPVKKGPWYNASLAVAHKRHSVSCTFPVSGPQGNGVLQLKAVRNGDDNWYSYVLPRDWEILIMEALLYVPGNEEKQQTLRISLLENAPSPSCVACTECKPQQSENQEKK; this is encoded by the exons ATGCTGGCCAGAAGGTTGGTTTCTTTCTTCAAGAATTCTCCATCTTCCAAGCTTTCCag CAATGGAACTTCTGTGAATGACGAAAAGAACAAGTCGTTTGCTGGTAAAGCGGTTTCTTTTATCTTGATTACGGTAACAGGCGGTGTTGCTTTGAGTGCTGTTGATGACCTTGCCATCTACCATGGCTGTAGCAG AAAGGCAATGGAGAAAGCTGGTAAGAATCAAGCAATCATAAATGCTATTGGGGAACCGGTTAAGAAGGGACCATGGTACAATGCTTCTCTTGCTGTAGCTCACAAGAGGCATTCTGTATCTTGCACATTCCCTGTATCTGGACCACAAGGCAATGGAGTATTACAATTGAAGGCAGTTCGTAATGGAG ATGATAATTGGTATTCATATGTCCTACCTCGGGACTGGGAGATCCTAATAATGGAAGCCCTCCTATATGTCCCGGGGAATGAAGAGAAGCAGCAAACATTACGGATTAGTCTCCTTGAAAATGCACCTTCTCCGTCTTGCGTAGCGTGCACTGAATGCAAGCCTCAACAATCTGAGAATCAAGAGAAGAAATAG
- the LOC108466364 gene encoding nuclear transport factor 2 isoform X2, translating to MAPSSYPGPAQVGSYFVGQYYQVLQQQPDLVHQFYSDDSTMIWVDGDSSDSASAMLQIHAMVMSLNFTAIEIKTINSLDSWNGGVLVMVSGSVKIKDFSSRRKFVQTFFLAPQEKGYFVLSDILQFIDDGVTSQLPASTLKENKHDAQPNLSSPVAEPQYSDYVLKEEAREYVNSVHIDDDPVDKYSLPEQPQEEGFEDEVVVEEAPADETLASHHNVVDIVQEIPAIPLEEPVGEPPRKTYASILRVPKEQAVSSVRVQPSYNKVSQSTSDWDHIPEPTSRRSHLAWSDVSESAAEKAVEEGLVSEEGEYIGEYKSVYVRNLPSTITVTEIEQEFKNFGRIKPDGVFIRNRKDVVGVCYAFVEFEDIFAVQNAIKASPIQLGGRQVYIEERRPNSSSTRGGRRGRGRGNYTAEASRGRFGSRSLGRGSNQESGDYRSRGNGLYQRGST from the exons ATGGCTCCCTCTTCCTACCCTGGACCTGCTCAG GTTGGTTCATACTTCGTTGGACAATACTATCAGGTACTTCAACAGCAACCTGATCTAGTTCATCAGTTTTATTCAGATGACAGTACCATGATTTGGGTCGATGGAGATTCCTCTGACTCTGCTTCGGCGATGCTG CAAATTCATGCCATGGTAATGTCACTAAATTTTACTGCAATCGAGATCAAGACAATTAATTCTCTTGATTCTTGGAATGGAGGTGTTCTGGTGATGGTTTCTGGTTCCGTTAAAATCAAGGATTTCAGTAGTAGAAGGAAATTTGTGCAAACCTTTTTCCTCGCTCCTCAAGAGAAGGGTTACTTCGTTCTTAGTGATATCCTACAGTTTATTGATGATGGAGTGACTTCACAACTTCCAGCTTCCACATTAAAAGAAAACAAGCATGATGCTCAACCAAATCTGTCAAGCCCTGTTGCAGAGCCACAAT ATTCTGACTATGTTTTGAAGGAAGAGGCCAGGGAATATGTCAACTCTGTTCATATAGATGATGATCCTGTTGACAAATATAGTCTCCCTGAGCAACCACAAGAGGAAGGTTTTGAAGATGAAGTTGTGGTGGAGGAGGCTCCTGCAGATGAAACTCTCGCTTCACATCACAATGTGGTGGACATTGTGCAAGAAATCCCAGCTATCCCTTTGGAGGAACCTGTTGGGGAGCCTCCAAGGAAAACATATGCCTCTATT TTGCGTGTTCCAAAGGAGCAAGCCGTTTCATCTGTTCGAGTGCAACCATCTTATAATAAGGTTTCCCAGAGTACTTCAGATTGGGATCATATTCCCGAGCCTACTAGTCGGCGGTCACATCTTGCTTGGTCAGATGTGTCTGAATCTGCAGCAGAAAAAGCAGTAGAGGAAGGGTTGGTCTCTGAAGAAG GTGAATATATTGGTGAATACAAATCTGTTTACGTGAGGAACTTGCCCTCTACTATTACTGTGACTGAAATTGAGCAAGAGTTCAAGAATTTTGGTAGAATCAAGCCTGATGGTGTGTTTATCCGGAACCGCAAG GATGTTGTTGGTgtttgctatgcttttgttgagTTTGAAGACATTTTTGCTGTTCAAAATGCAATCAAG GCATCTCCTATACAATTGGGGGGAAGGCAAGTCTACATAGAAGAGCGCAGGCCAAATAGCAGCAGTACACGAGGAGGAA GAAGGGGAAGAGGCAGGGGCAATTATACAGCTGAAGCCTCGAGAGGTCGTTTTGGTTCTCGTAGTTTGGGTAGAGGAAGCAACCAAGAATCTGGTGACTACAGATCAAGAGGCAATGGTTTGTATCAGCGAGGTTCTACATAA
- the LOC108466364 gene encoding nuclear transport factor 2 isoform X1: MAPSSYPGPAQVGSYFVGQYYQVLQQQPDLVHQFYSDDSTMIWVDGDSSDSASAMLQIHAMVMSLNFTAIEIKTINSLDSWNGGVLVMVSGSVKIKDFSSRRKFVQTFFLAPQEKGYFVLSDILQFIDDGVTSQLPASTLKENKHDAQPNLSSPVAEPQYSDYVLKEEAREYVNSVHIDDDPVDKYSLPEQPQEEGFEDEVVVEEAPADETLASHHNVVDIVQEIPAIPLEEPVGEPPRKTYASIVQLRVPKEQAVSSVRVQPSYNKVSQSTSDWDHIPEPTSRRSHLAWSDVSESAAEKAVEEGLVSEEGEYIGEYKSVYVRNLPSTITVTEIEQEFKNFGRIKPDGVFIRNRKDVVGVCYAFVEFEDIFAVQNAIKASPIQLGGRQVYIEERRPNSSSTRGGRRGRGRGNYTAEASRGRFGSRSLGRGSNQESGDYRSRGNGLYQRGST, translated from the exons ATGGCTCCCTCTTCCTACCCTGGACCTGCTCAG GTTGGTTCATACTTCGTTGGACAATACTATCAGGTACTTCAACAGCAACCTGATCTAGTTCATCAGTTTTATTCAGATGACAGTACCATGATTTGGGTCGATGGAGATTCCTCTGACTCTGCTTCGGCGATGCTG CAAATTCATGCCATGGTAATGTCACTAAATTTTACTGCAATCGAGATCAAGACAATTAATTCTCTTGATTCTTGGAATGGAGGTGTTCTGGTGATGGTTTCTGGTTCCGTTAAAATCAAGGATTTCAGTAGTAGAAGGAAATTTGTGCAAACCTTTTTCCTCGCTCCTCAAGAGAAGGGTTACTTCGTTCTTAGTGATATCCTACAGTTTATTGATGATGGAGTGACTTCACAACTTCCAGCTTCCACATTAAAAGAAAACAAGCATGATGCTCAACCAAATCTGTCAAGCCCTGTTGCAGAGCCACAAT ATTCTGACTATGTTTTGAAGGAAGAGGCCAGGGAATATGTCAACTCTGTTCATATAGATGATGATCCTGTTGACAAATATAGTCTCCCTGAGCAACCACAAGAGGAAGGTTTTGAAGATGAAGTTGTGGTGGAGGAGGCTCCTGCAGATGAAACTCTCGCTTCACATCACAATGTGGTGGACATTGTGCAAGAAATCCCAGCTATCCCTTTGGAGGAACCTGTTGGGGAGCCTCCAAGGAAAACATATGCCTCTATT GTGCAGTTGCGTGTTCCAAAGGAGCAAGCCGTTTCATCTGTTCGAGTGCAACCATCTTATAATAAGGTTTCCCAGAGTACTTCAGATTGGGATCATATTCCCGAGCCTACTAGTCGGCGGTCACATCTTGCTTGGTCAGATGTGTCTGAATCTGCAGCAGAAAAAGCAGTAGAGGAAGGGTTGGTCTCTGAAGAAG GTGAATATATTGGTGAATACAAATCTGTTTACGTGAGGAACTTGCCCTCTACTATTACTGTGACTGAAATTGAGCAAGAGTTCAAGAATTTTGGTAGAATCAAGCCTGATGGTGTGTTTATCCGGAACCGCAAG GATGTTGTTGGTgtttgctatgcttttgttgagTTTGAAGACATTTTTGCTGTTCAAAATGCAATCAAG GCATCTCCTATACAATTGGGGGGAAGGCAAGTCTACATAGAAGAGCGCAGGCCAAATAGCAGCAGTACACGAGGAGGAA GAAGGGGAAGAGGCAGGGGCAATTATACAGCTGAAGCCTCGAGAGGTCGTTTTGGTTCTCGTAGTTTGGGTAGAGGAAGCAACCAAGAATCTGGTGACTACAGATCAAGAGGCAATGGTTTGTATCAGCGAGGTTCTACATAA